The following DNA comes from Armatimonadota bacterium.
GTTCAGCAATTTGATCGCTGAAACATAGCCGCCGAACGACGCAAACTCCGGCGGCTTGTTCTGGCCGATGTAACAACCGTTGATGCACCTCGCGTACGGCTCCCAATCGTTGGCGATGACCTTGTATCCGAGCGTCTTTGCGAGACGAGACACGACGCCGCTGCCAGCGAACAGATCGACAAATACAGCGTCTTCATTTAGGTCGCATCGGCGCAGCGCAATTTGAATCAGATCAAGCAGTTTCCGCTTGCTGCCGATGTACGGAATCACCTGGTTGTACGCATACTCCTCCGTGCTGGCGGCCGCGTGTTGCCGCGCATCGTACGGCATCAATTTCGTATGCTCAGGCGTCACCGCATAGTCGCTTATCGGACGTCTCCAGCCAAGAAGTTGGCGATGGTGCTGTCGAATTCAACTATAGCATTTGTAGCGAGTCATCGAGGGGCGATTGAACCTACGTTGTACCTAATGCTGGTACCGTCAGACCGCCCATGGTCGTTGTCTCAAAGAGCATGAATGGGTAAAGTTTCGCATCCGACCGGCCAATCTATACAAAGTGCTACAGAGTCCACAGCTTTCTGACGATAGGATCGAGTTCAGCAGCGAAATAGAGCTGCTGGTCGCAGCGTTAGAGGAGCATCCTGGAATCGTGATTCTCGATCGCAGCCCATCGGCCAGCGACGGAACCGCATACGTTTCGTTCACATTCGACAGCAAGCCAGCGATCATCCCGATGCTCGCACACAGCCTTGCGTGCACGCTCGACCGAAGGGTCTGCATTTGGGCGCTCACTGTCGAGTACGTTGTCAGCGGCGTACCCACTGTCAGGCTCGCCACCGCCCCGGCAAACGTTGAGGTTCTGGCAGAGTCCGTGAGATGCTCGATTCTCAAGTCCTTGCCCGGGTAGCCATACCTATGTCGCCGATCGACAGTCCGATTGCGCGGCGATTAAGCATGCGTCGATACACGGAATCTAGTCGTCTTTATCCCCTCTGAACATGAACAGCGCGAAGAACGACCGTCCGTGCGCAAAGATCCAGTAGCCGATCTCGACAAGCCACACGAGCGGCGGATACGACAACAGGCGCGCGAACCAACCCCAGCCGACGCGCTCCAATACGAACAGCGTTGCCCGTCCCGCCTTCAGCACACGGCCGTCGTTCGTCACGACGTGGACGGCGCGCTCGCACGCTTTGAAAATATCTGACGTCATCGGGGGCGTCGGCGCCTCTTGATACGGCGCGGATTGGAAAACGCGCTGTGTGTCTTTTCGCCTGGCCCAGGCGACCATGCGGCGTCACAGCCCTCATCCGCCGTCCCAAAGAATCCAGTGCCGGTCGTCCATCAATGCCCGCTAACCAACAAGCTTATCAGCTTGAGCTGCGAGGACCGTCGAAGTTCGTCCTCGCCCCAAATCTCCTGTGCCGCCTCGCAGGTCGTCCGCTCGAAATAAACGGCAGCGCCAGCCATGAGCTGCCCTAGCCGATCCAGGTCCGCACGAATGATCGTGCCGAGCTTGCGGTAGCCGCCGATTGTCGGGCCATCCGGTCCGTGGATCATGATAGTGCCATCTTCCGAAGCCTGAATCGAGCCGAACACCGACGGCTCGCTGATCTCCGTAGCGGGAGCAGAAGCAACCGGCGTACCTCGGAGACGCAATCCGACGCGGTTGATCTCGCGTGTGACCTGGTACTGACCGTGCAGCGCTTCGTCTGGGCCGATGTAGCGCAAACGTCTGCTCGTCATCGAGGCGGGTTCGTCGGCAAGTGAGGTCGGCTGAGCAGCGCTCCGCGTTTCGGCGCTGCAAAGCACATCGCCGGAATCGACGATCGTGCCCGACGCGCTTCCGAGAATCGGCTTGGCGCACCAACCCCCGGGGGCTGCAACGTACGTCCGCAGACCGACGACCGGCGGCCCGATCTCCACGCGGTCTCCTTTCCGCAGTTGCAGAAGCGACCGGGCTGGATACGTCTTTTCGTCGACCGATACGTCCCGCGCCCCGCCGACCACTGCTATCGCACCCGCTTCGAGCGCTTCAAACTCAAGCGTTCCAAGCGCGAACTCGATCGAGGGCGCACCCAGGTCGTTCCGCACCAGGGCGTTTGCCAGCGCAAAAGACTCGCGGTCGAAAGCGCCTCCCGGCGGGACGCCGTGCTTCCGTCTGCCAGGCCGACCGGCGTCTTCCAGCGACGCGATCCCGATCATTCGCCCGATCTCAATCTTCACGCCCTAACCTCATAGCCGGCGTCAGACAGAGTGCGCAGCACGTGCTCTGCGATCGCAACGCAGCCTGGAGTGTCGCCGTGGACGCAAATTGAGTCAACCCGCCGGGCCAGGCGCAAGACCTGTGCTGCGATCTCATCATGGCTCGAAAGAACGGCCCCGCTCTGCGATCTGGCGACGAGTATTCCGTCCGAATCGTACGCGCGATCGGCAAAACCCTCGCGAATCAGCCGAACGCCAGCGACCCGCGCTATTTCTTCATGGTGCGTGCCCGGCATTCCGAGCAACGGCTCCTTGCCCGATGACAAAAGAGTGGCCACCGCATCCGCCGCGAGGCCGGGAACGATCGTGCCGTTGTACAGCGCGCCGTGCGGCTTGACGTAATCCCACTCTGCTACCTCCAGTTGATCCACAAGGCTTGATAGCAGATCGTCGCGCTCCTCTTTGCTTGTGATTCTCAAGGGAGTGCGCCCCATCCCTGCGCGATCCGGCACACCGGGGTGCGCCCCGACCCTTACCCCTGCCGTTATGCACTTCGCGACCGTTGCCATCGTAAGATCGACGGAGCCCGCGTGCGCGCCGCAGCACACGTTCGCGCTCGTGGCTATTCGCAGCAGCTCGCCGTCGAAAGCAAACCCCTCGCCGACGTCCACGTTGATGTCGATCACCTTCACAGCCTCTCTCCTTGCAGGCTCTTATAATCGCGCAATCCGATCGCCCTGAATGCGACCCGATCTCCGGCGCTGATCGGAAAGTAATCCTCCGACATGTTCACGATTTCCAGAGGCGTGATGCCCAGCAGCCTCCAACCGCCGGGTCTTCCGCCGGGGTAAATGCCGGTCTGTCGCCCCGCTACAGCGACCGCTCCGTTCGGAACCATGAGCCTCGGGGCAGCCAGCCGCCCAAGTCCCGCGATCTGCGAAGGCAAGTAGCCCAAATACGGAAACCCAGGCGAAAACCCGACTGCGTAACACGTGTATTCGACCGACGTGTGGTGTCGCACCAGATCATCTGGCGATAGATCAAGCTCGCTGGCGCTCGACTCTAAATCCTCGCCCAAGTCGTAGCAGACCGGCACTTCGTGCAACTTTCCCACAACCCCCTGCTGATAAGGTGTGGATTGTTCCAGCGCTCCCTGAAGGGCTTCGAGGTCAAACTCGGATGGATCGACGTAAACTCCGAGCGTATCGTAAGAAGCGCTTACCTCCAGAACGCCGGGAAGGTTCAGCCGCTCGACTCTTGCGGCGACGACGAACGCCGGCGCAAAGTCGATGTCGCGTACGATGAACGCAGCGTCGCCGAGCGGCTCGATCCTCATGCGCCAAGCTTACGCCATTAGGACAAAAAGTGACTGTGGACGATCAACCGACAGTACGCGTCGTGCTCGAGAACGGGGCAACCATGCCTGAGTACCAAACAGCAGGTTCTGCTGGAATGGACCTACGGTCTGTCGAAAGCGCCGAACTGGCACCGCTTGAGAGAAAGCGCGTTTCTACGGGGCTGAAGATTGCGATACCGCTTGGTTACGAGGGTCAGGTTAGGCCGAGATCCGGCCTGGCGCTCAAGAAGGGGATCACGCTCGTGAACACTCCGGGCACGATCGACAGCGACTATCGAGGCGAAATCGGCGTGATCTTGATCAACCTGAGCGACAAAACGGTAATACTAGAAGCAGGTGAACGGATTGCGCAGTTGGTCATTGTTCCGGTGTCGCAAGCCGTACTGATCGGAGTAGAGACGTTGGACGAAACTGCGCGCGGCGGAGGCGGATTTGGCAGCACAGGATCAGAATAAGGTTTGCCCGAAGTGCTTCGAGGTAAACGATCCGGCGGCGACCTTCTGCGTGGAGTGCGGCGTGCCGCTCAGCGACGAGCCAGGTGCCGAGGGCAGCGACGCGGAAGTGTATCGCGAGATCACGCAGGCAAACCTGCATCGCATTCGCGGCGACTACAAGGCGGCGATCAACCAATGCCTCACCATTCTCAAGCGGTACCCGAACAACGGCACCGCGCACACGCTGCTCGGCGACATCTACGCCGAGCAGGGCGACCTCGAACAGTCGTCCCAGTGGTTCGAGATGGCGCTAGACTTGCGACCTGAATCTGAGAACGACCAGCGCAAGCTCGAGTCCGTTCAGCAGCGCATAACACAACAAGAAGCGGCGGAGTCCGCGGAGCAGCTCGGCCTGCCGACGACCAAGCCGCGCGCCCAACAGTACGTCTTCCTGACAGCTATCTTCATAGCGATCATCGGCGTCGTCGGGTTCTTCCTAGGCACCAACCTGG
Coding sequences within:
- a CDS encoding LamB/YcsF family protein; amino-acid sequence: MKVIDINVDVGEGFAFDGELLRIATSANVCCGAHAGSVDLTMATVAKCITAGVRVGAHPGVPDRAGMGRTPLRITSKEERDDLLSSLVDQLEVAEWDYVKPHGALYNGTIVPGLAADAVATLLSSGKEPLLGMPGTHHEEIARVAGVRLIREGFADRAYDSDGILVARSQSGAVLSSHDEIAAQVLRLARRVDSICVHGDTPGCVAIAEHVLRTLSDAGYEVRA
- a CDS encoding biotin-dependent carboxyltransferase family protein, with product MKIEIGRMIGIASLEDAGRPGRRKHGVPPGGAFDRESFALANALVRNDLGAPSIEFALGTLEFEALEAGAIAVVGGARDVSVDEKTYPARSLLQLRKGDRVEIGPPVVGLRTYVAAPGGWCAKPILGSASGTIVDSGDVLCSAETRSAAQPTSLADEPASMTSRRLRYIGPDEALHGQYQVTREINRVGLRLRGTPVASAPATEISEPSVFGSIQASEDGTIMIHGPDGPTIGGYRKLGTIIRADLDRLGQLMAGAAVYFERTTCEAAQEIWGEDELRRSSQLKLISLLVSGH
- a CDS encoding DUF393 domain-containing protein; the protein is MVAWARRKDTQRVFQSAPYQEAPTPPMTSDIFKACERAVHVVTNDGRVLKAGRATLFVLERVGWGWFARLLSYPPLVWLVEIGYWIFAHGRSFFALFMFRGDKDD
- the dut gene encoding dUTP diphosphatase; the protein is MPEYQTAGSAGMDLRSVESAELAPLERKRVSTGLKIAIPLGYEGQVRPRSGLALKKGITLVNTPGTIDSDYRGEIGVILINLSDKTVILEAGERIAQLVIVPVSQAVLIGVETLDETARGGGGFGSTGSE
- a CDS encoding allophanate hydrolase subunit 1; amino-acid sequence: MRIEPLGDAAFIVRDIDFAPAFVVAARVERLNLPGVLEVSASYDTLGVYVDPSEFDLEALQGALEQSTPYQQGVVGKLHEVPVCYDLGEDLESSASELDLSPDDLVRHHTSVEYTCYAVGFSPGFPYLGYLPSQIAGLGRLAAPRLMVPNGAVAVAGRQTGIYPGGRPGGWRLLGITPLEIVNMSEDYFPISAGDRVAFRAIGLRDYKSLQGERL